GGACAACACTGTTACTTAGCCTGTCAGAAACCTGCTGGGATTTGTCTACTGGCTCTGTGCCAGTCCTgcttatgttttgttttttattatctATCAAAACTTCTATTGAAAGCTTTTGCCTTCAGGCTTGTTAAATAGTTGCCCAAGTCCAATAACTATGGTACTTTGCCTAAACCCAGGTCTGGCCACACATGTACCCAAACACCACTTAAGGAAAAGCAAACTTTACATCCCAGAGAATTATCAGTCATGTTTCAGCTCTCTAGAGATCTATTAGGGTAAAGATTTCATCACCTTTGCAATTTCTATTCCCTGAGATGTCAATATCCCCTCTCAAGGCATCCTTATACCACTTCAAGGCTTATATAGGCAGTGACAAAAGATAAACAATCAAGGAAATAGCTTCAGCATTAGGGAGATCATCTTAAACAATAAAGACCACACCAGGATGCTCGACAGaaccccaacaaaacccacTAAGAATATCCAAAACTGCTTATACACCATAATTCTATCATATCGAAAAATTGACTCCCAAGTGTAAAGTCACAGAGACAAGAGTTTaatattgacaaaaaaaaaaaaagcttaagttagtggtattttcttccttgaaataACATACTGGTCATATGAAAATCACTGAAGAGGTCTGCTTTTAGCTCGGAAGACTTTTACAGTTACAGCTGAATTCAAAAACCCTAATTCCAAATGTTGTGATGTTAACACAAAAACTGAAAACTTAAGACCTGGGATAAAGAACAAATTCAGTTGTTAAGATTCTAGCAGTTACGTGAGGCCTTTCAATGCCTTTCCCATAACATGAAAAGTTCTTCAGTATCTTTCCCACTGCCATTATTTCAAGATTCACAAGGTTCTTAAAATACTAACGGGGTTAAATTGAAACCAAGCGCCATATGCTTGTAATGTCTTCTGTGAAGGTCTGAAGCCACCCTGTTTCAACTATTTGGTTATTCAGTGCAGAAAGTTAAAGATCACAGAAGGTATAACAGCTTTTAATACTCCATTAATATTATAGATTAAAAATTATTGCATAGTCTTATGCATTTCCTAAAACAGCGTTCTCtggaaattaaacattttaatataaaagaaGCAACTCTTTAAAACACGAATTGCTTTCACTACCTCGATCTTCTATCCTTTTTTGATTTGTCAGTACATTTGTCCATCGTCTTCTCATTGTCTCCTCTGCATTTGGGGCAATACCATTTCCCCTTTGGTTTGTAGGTGAGTCCAACACACGAAAAGTGGAACCACTCGATAGGACACTGTTCGTTATCACATCCTATCATTTCACCGTAAGACACTTGGTTGCATAAGCAGTAAGTTGGTTCATTGGGATCAATTGCAAATTCTACAGGTGAAACCTCTCTCTCTTGTTTGGCTTTCGAGCGTTTTTTCTTCTTGGACGATTTCGATCTTTTCTCTTTAGGTGGCTGATCATCGCAGTCATCAATACCATTTGCTATATGGCACAGATCACGGCTTTCGCTGGTTCGCTGGCGACGAGGTCTACGTGAAGATCTCTCTGGCTGGCAGGATTCCATCTTTGCCTTTTCTAGAGGCTTTTCATTCTCAGACAGATCTTGAAAACACTGAGAGTGTGTTTCCATTTGCCGGGCTCTATTCTCTACCAGTTCTAGCATCTGAGTAACTATTTGAATTTTTTCATCCCCGAGTTCTTGGCTGTTGATTAGTGCACGCTGAAGATGCTGCTGCAAGCGTTTCTTCTGAACAGGATCATTTTCTGACTTGTATTTTTCATAGACATCATCTATTTCTTTTAACGCttctataaaataaagataatagGAATAATTACACAAGATGGAACATGCTTAAGAAAATATAGAAATGTTTTTGATGGAACATGCTTAAGAAAatatagaaatgtttttctaacTGATGAGAAATAGTACGAATTTTAATTATAGTATACCCTAGTGGGCTAGATTGGATATTTTATTCAACTTGCATGTGGTCATCAAATCAGTGTTTAAGATCACAATCTGTTGCAAGAAAAAATTCTCAAGTTCTAAGAAAAAGCAAGCTTATTTTAGCCATTGGAATAAGAAAGGATAACCCGAGAAAGGGGACCGTAGCTGCTGGAGCGTGGATAGTCCAGATCCTGCCTCCATCTGACAAAGCAGGAATCTCTGTTGAGTCCTTACCACAGTAGTTCCAAAGCCCTGGCCTACAAACCAAAGCAATAGCTTATTGTATCACAGGAAGAAACTTAGAATTCATATAATCATTATGCGTCATTATATATAACACCGCAGAATTAGGACATCCAGgtcctctgccttccccttctTATTCATCTAAAGGTTTGGTATTACACTTTCAAGTAGACATAGTTATAAAAGGATTATGACAACTGAAGTTACACAATAGCAAATTTACAATCAGGATTTAAATCAACTTAAACCactcaaaatgctttttctattACCAAGACAAATCACAGCAAGTTGCATTTCAAATCGAGGCTGAACTTTTCAGAACAGGTGACCTACTGTTTAGTGCATCCCAGGATATTCTTAAGCTACTAGTAATGAGCAGCTCACAGTTTGACTTctaagctttttttctccttgcaagTCACAAAGTAACTGGATGAGTTGTTGTGAATCTTTCATAAAATTTGGTTCTTAGAAGCAAGTTTAATGAACTCAAATATGAGATTAACAAATGCCTTATAAGCCAGTCTTAGTCTGTACTCTGTAGTTCTATATTGctggattttaaaatagtatCTTCCAGACCAAAAGTTACACTAGATCTATacataaaagacagaaatttcTAACATGGAAGGAAATAGATTAGTAGAACTGACAGTGAAACCTGATGCACAGTGTTAGATACAGTACTGGCTCCTTCAGAAACAACTTAAGGATTTTATTTGAACAGGCAAGGGAATTTATGAATGATACTAAACTATTTGCTTCTAAAGCAAGAAGATATGCAGTGCAATCTCCCTCTTCCTAAAGACTCACGTTTCACAAACCAACTTTCGTTTTTAAAGAATCTCTCTGCATTGTACAGTTGTGAAATGATTCCAGCTTGCACTAAATGGAAGCCATAGATATTATCTCAACATTgttcacagtgattttttttcctgctgacatCTTGAAAAAGTAGCTTAAGCACGAACGGCCGCTTTTTACTATAAATTCTGAAACCTGTATGACAACAGGAGCCAACAGCATGTTGTTGTGTTCCAGACTTTCACTAGGGGAAGTTAAAAATCACTACTCTGCCTGTCCAATAACTCACTTAACCTATTTTTTCTCAATACAAGCATTCCAGCTACCATTAAAAACACAAGCTTTGTTTCCCTGCATCTTCAGCTGCATCGCTTCCCTGTTGCCCTGACGGGGGGTAGAGGGAAACTTGCTCTCTGCTCCTGAAAAGCATGGAGTAAGGTACTTTGTAGGCTGTTGAACTAGAAAGGCATAACCACAGTACGATATTCTGCAGCCACATTATCTCCCACATAGCCTTTTtttatggggggggggggggaggggggggaaggggggaagtgTAGGTGTAGTTACACAGATTTCCCACATTGGCAATGCCCTGCCCAGAAGAACAACTGTTCGCTTTTTCACACTGTGACACAACAGCATTCACCCCACGTTGATTATTCCCTGGATCCAGCCTGTGAAGATACGCTGCATGCTTTAAGTGGATCACCATccatgaaaaagaggaaagaactTTTGGAGTGACAGAGATGCAAGTTCACCAAACTCCTTGTTGGTCCTTTAGATTAGAGAAGGCATCCATAGACCCAACTGAATAGCTCTGAAAcccctgttaaaaaaaaaagccacccacaaaaaaaccaacacaacacAAACCAGGGCCAAGTGTTCATTACAGATAATCTGATTAAGTTTGGTAGAGctaataaaaactaaaaagattTCAGTTTTCCAAGCACAGGAGTGGCTTTGTCCCTCCTGCATGAACTATCACTACCTTTTAAATTAGCTAAAATTATATAGCACTGCTTTTACATCTTCAGACTTGGGCCTACAATATTTTTATCCAATTTTTagggctttggggttttttgttattttttctaacAGTTGAAGGCTTTGCTAAAACTAGAAACAAACTTCTGCTTTGGCTCATTATTGTATTAGTGGCTGCAGGAATACATATAGGAAATACAGGCTAAATAAAAGATTGAATCTATTCAAGACAGATGTGGAGTGCTGGCCAGTCACCACAGATCCGGCAAAGAGCTGCTAGGCAGGCCAGCCTTGACTAAGAATTCAAAATCCTGCAGACAAGTCTATGCCCTTTAgactttaaaaacacagaactaCTTTCAAACGCCTGTTCTTATCTATCTTTCTGGGTAATTAGAAAGATAATTGAAAGAATCCGTTTAAAATAGCTGTCTTCTGAGGTGGTCTGAAAGGCCTTAAGGGTCCCCTGAAGCAAGCCTCCCGTTCCGAGGGGGTACGGCTCCAGTTCCTACTCCACGGCACCGAATTCCCCCCCCACTCCTCCCGTGGGCCCACGCCACACGGCCTCTGCTGCACGTCTCAAGCAGCAACGCTCCTCAGGAGCAGATCCCACCTTACGATTAGGCGGTAGGGCAGTAATTAGAAGTAAAAGATATCAGAGCTGCGTAGCCCAAGAGTGCGAGCTGGAACGGATTTAATCGGTATTTAACCCGCGTTAGGGAAGAAGCCGTGCCTTTGGTCCAAGTTCAGGGTAACGTCCCGCTCTGTGGGCCCCCTCCACGACCCAAAGGAACACTTTACGCAGCCCCCCTGTGCGCGAACCCTCGGCGCCCCGGGTCAGCGCCCGCCGGGCGGGAGAGCAGCGATTTACCGCGGGACGGGGGCGCGGCTCCGCCGGGACGCGGCACCCCCGCAGAAGAAGCCGCAAAGCCGATCCCCGCGcccccacctccagcagcaccgCCGCCGGTTCAGTCCGCGGGGCTGCccggcggggggcagcggggcggcagcggccgCGCACGGCAGAGCGGGCCCCCGCGCGGGTCCGGGCCTAGCGCCGGGCAGCGAGGCACCGCCGGCTCCCAccgcccccggggcggggccgccgccgccgcgcggcACCCCCCGGGAGGAAcgggccgccgcccgccccggcaaACGCGGAGCGCGGCGCCCCGGCACCACTGCCGTCTCAGCCCCGCGCAGGCTTCGGCGGGGGggccaccccagcacccaccccccTCCGCCGGGCCCGCCGCGGCTCCGGCCCCTCCGCGCCGGGCGCATGTGCGGCGGGACGGCCGCCCCCTTCCCCCCGGTGCCCTGTGGCGGAGGCCGCGTCCCGCGGCGGCGCCCACCTTGGCACTGCGTGTCCATCTCCCGCAGCAGCGAGGCGTTGCGCTGGATGTCCAGCGGCAGCGACTCCACGCACTCCAGGTAGTCCTGCACGTAGAGCGAGAGCAGCCgggcccgctccccgcccggcgccgccggccccgccacCAGCTGCGGCCCCGCCAGCATCATCCCCCCGCGCCAGCAGCACatccgccgccgccgcgccgcccgcacCGGGCGCGGGgtccccgccgcagccccgctccgctccctccTGCCGCCGCCCCTCTGCCCGCCGGGGGCCGAGCTGCGCGGGTCGGGCCGAGGCGCCGCGGGGGGCGGAGGGGTTTGAAAGCCTACGCCGGGCCGAGTCAGGCCGCCCCTCCGCGGGGTCCCGCGCCCCTTCCcgccgcggcgccgccgccgaAGCAAAACCCACTCAGAGCCCCCGCCCCTGGCCGCGCGGCTGTGCGCATGCGCGAGGCCCTGCCCTTATAAGGCGCGGCTGGCGGCGCTGCGAGGGGTTCGCATTCTCCCGCCTTCCCCTCTCATCCGCCGCTATTGGCCCGGCGCGCGGCAAGGGGCGGGAGCCAGCATGGAGGCGGAGCCTCTCTTAAAGGCGCACGCGTCCGCTGTTTCCACGGCTGGGCGGAGCGCTGACCCTGCCGGGGGCAGCACGGAGTCTCCGCCCGACAAAGGTGGCCGCCGCAGGGGGGCCACGCGCGCCCCGCAGCGAGGCGGCTGCGACCCAGCGgctcgccccgccccgctcctcccGCGCCAGGTGCCCCGGCGGCGCCCGCGTGtgggcgggggcgggggcgggcggccgtTACGGGGGACGCTGAGGCGCCgcgcgcgcggggcgggggTTGCCCCAACGGCCGCTCCCCCAGCGGCCGGGTGCGTTCGTCCCTTGGGCACCGCCGCGGCCCTTGCGCTCGCCATCGCCGCCGCCAGCCTCACCGAGCAGCCCCCGGGCGGGCGGCTCCCCCTCGCCGTGCAGCTCGCCGCCTTCCCTGAGGGGCAGCCGGGGCCGGCGTGTGTCCCCTGCTGCGGGCGCGGCCCTGTTGTACCTGTGCGAGGTGAAGGCGAAGGGAGCAGACGTGACCGCAGGTGTGAGTAGTTCGTTTTCCCCCCACTTCTCAGTCAGCTTCTGCCGCTGCGGAGTTGTTAGTAGGGCGGGGCGCGGCGCTGCGACCTGGCCCTGAGGGCCGCCAGTGTCTCGGGGGAAGAGATCCACGAGGGTCCCTCGGGCGcgcctcctcctgctcccgTGCGGTGTGTCTGATGGCACTGATTAACGCCCTTCCTCGGTCAGTCCCCCCGTGGTTATTCGCTCTTCCCAAAACATTCTCTGTCCCTGGAGACGTTGAGGAGTTTATCTCGAGGGCACGTTGCGGCTGTCACGCATTACACTTGTTCCCTGTATAGGCTGTGAAACTCCGCGCTGTATTTTCAGTCATAATTGTGAACCTTCCCACGGTTTCAGGAGACAGTACAAAAGCTATTTGAGCAAGCAGAAGGGTGCAGAAGTTTTACATTTGATGCTGAAACCTTACGCTCTGCACCgtcttctcattttcttgcaGTGTTTTGGCATACTAAATAACCTGTCAGCACTGATGGCACTAAATCTCTTGAAACGCACCTTCCCAAAGGCATTATGTCTGACAGCACACAATGCAAGTAAGTTTTGTTGCAATAAAATGTATATACACATTAAATTGTTGGCAGATGGCTTGTGTATTTCTCTCCCAAACACGTGTGAGCTATATTTGCAACAGTTTATTTCTGAATAGCAGCTTTCATCATGAGGTGAGGTTTGTACCGATAGCATAGTGACAGGGTATGTGCAGGGAAGGCAAGTTTCTGTCTGGTACACAATAGCATGCTCCATAGTTAAGCTTTTCTCGCTGTAGCAGTTGATAAGGTGAGGCATCTAATTAATTCATACCCTCCAACtgcaagaagcagcagtttAGATGACTCTTGCCCGTAATAAGAGCTACCTGATTTAGCTTTAAAGAGCAAAATGATTTGTGAAAAACTATTGCGTAGGGAAGTTGACTGACATTTTATCCTGAGGAATCATTTCAGAGAATTTTAAATAAGGTGTCAAAGGAGTTTAGCCTTTTAAAACCCACTCACCTGCCAACAAATCTCCCGATTTTGGTGGAGTATCCTGTCTCCCTCAAGGCTGTTGCAGAATTTGTATCAAAAGTTGGCCCCAAGAAATATAGCaggaaacaaaaggagaaatataCTTTTTAGCTATATACTTCTTCCTACTGGGAGAATGGTGCAAAGCAGATAGAATTACTAAAAGGTTGAGATTTCATCCCCACCTCTctttcagacatttttctgAGCTTTCCTACATGAATAATAATTGGTaagcatcaggaaaaaaacccaaaccttgtGGACTCTTGACACATCCTGAGGAGACCTGTACTTTTTGCAGTATGTTGCACTTCTATTTCAggaacctgaaaaaaaagtgaggaaaaatatGACAGCTGGCAAACTTAGAAAAAACAGCATCAGAGATGATTGAATTCAAggctaaaatgaaaaaaaaaaaaatccaaaccccaaaaaccccttCTGTTTTACATTCCTACCTATAGGTGGTAAGGGGCCAGCACTGTAAGGGTACCCATACAAATCCTGCAGATAACATTCCAGGATGGCATGAGCTAGAGGAGTGGttaagcagcagcacaggttgCGCAGAGAGGTTGCATAGTCTCCGTCCTTGGATATTTTCAGAGCCTAACTGGACAAGGCCTAGCACAACCTGACCTGGCTGTGAAGCTGGCTCTGCTTTGATGGCTTCCAGAGGATCCCTTccagcctcttttttttctaggatTCTGTGAATATATGATCTGTGCCAGATGGCTCCATGGCTAGTCCTACGAGAAAATTAGTGTGTTGAACTTCACTGACTTCGTCTGACCAGCCCGCAGATCAGCATCTCTCATGATGACAGTCTGCAAGTGTCATTTTCTTAAGACCCTAGTTCATGAAAGTATTTAAACACATTCTTAACTTTCAACTCATGTAGCTGCTAAGCTGGTATCTTACACGACAGTGATTTTTGTACGTCTGCGTCTAAGATGTTGAGTAATTGTAGCTGTAGACGAACAGCTTTGCCCAAGTCAGCAATGTGTTGGCAAGTtcataaaaatgcatgaaaacaaAGTTGTAGGCggtacttttaaaacattttttattacacTGATGTCACTCTGGGCAAAAAAACAGGAAGTCTGCAATTCAGTGTGTTCATGTTCTTAAGAGGACACCTCCATCTTAAAATCCCTAACACCAGTAAAACCAGCTGCTTGTTTTTTGTGTATGGTGACAGCTCAGATTAATGAAACTAAGCCTCAGATCATTTTATGCTACTTGTCTCATTTTTTGCACAACTAGATttagaaagtgaaaataacCTAGTTACTGTCACTTCCATTGGCAGTAAACTGCTGAAACTTTATTGTGTGGTGTTCATTGCTGTCACTTCTGAGTAACTGAAGCCTCATCAATTGAATTCTTTCATATAATATTAACAGATAATGCTGTACAGGCAAAAAGCACTATCTGTATACCAGTGCAAAAGGACCTGGATTAATACAAGTGATACAGTATTCTTTAGAAAGATGTTGGCTGTTTTGAGGTGTTGTGTTTCTTCTTCTAGTAAGTTTGAATGGCCATATCGTTCTGCCATCTCATGAAGGAATAAAGCTGAGAAGCAGAGATTTCCCctacagagcagaaaaatcaagcaaaaatgttcattaaaaattaacatgttatttaaaattaaatgttaattacaattaaatgttaatttaaaaataagattttggcATCGCATTTTTTCCAACAAGAAACTACGTATGCACCGTTGGTAAAGAAACAGCCAAGAAAGTCTTTTTAGAGTAATTAATAACATTTGTTACAGGTAGTTTCTGTGCTAAAAACTTGCTGTTTGTCACTATGGGGGAAGCAGTATCTAAGGTACAGCAGAGTTCAGCTAACATTTCCTGAATTTAAATGTTGCCTGCTGCTTTCGAACactaaaataaagatttaaatttTGAGTAGGCTTAAGAATGCAACAGTAATGTTAGACCAGATTTCCCTGGGAAAAAGAAGCTGTAGCCTGCTGCATGTTTGATTCCTCGGCAGGCAGGAAAGCAAGAACAGCAGGCTGAATTCTCTGGTTTGATCATGCCTCAAAATGGCTAGGAGCAAGCACTGGAGAATTTTGATGTATTTGACTAAAGTTTGCAGGTTGATAGCCTCTGCAACCCAACTATGTCTCTTCTTTTGATGACTGAGAATAATCTGGAGATAAGAGGAGGCATGGTAGAGCAAAACCCTGGTATTTGTAGAGATGGACAGGCAGAATGACTGTACATTTCCACTGACCCTCTCCACTAAATGGAGAATTGTCAGCTTGAGGTTGGCATTCCCAGTGGTATCAGGGATGTGTTATTAGAGTGTATTGCATAAAACCCCCCTCAATGGTTGTCTTCCAAGATTAAATAATACACAAAAGTCCTATATTCAATTTATTTAGATTGATTTATATGTCTCTAAACTACCCTCACTTTTCATGGAGAATAGATCCcagcagttttgtttctttatcatTTCCC
The sequence above is drawn from the Nyctibius grandis isolate bNycGra1 chromosome 6, bNycGra1.pri, whole genome shotgun sequence genome and encodes:
- the ING2 gene encoding inhibitor of growth protein 2, with protein sequence MCCWRGGMMLAGPQLVAGPAAPGGERARLLSLYVQDYLECVESLPLDIQRNASLLREMDTQCQEALKEIDDVYEKYKSENDPVQKKRLQQHLQRALINSQELGDEKIQIVTQMLELVENRARQMETHSQCFQDLSENEKPLEKAKMESCQPERSSRRPRRQRTSESRDLCHIANGIDDCDDQPPKEKRSKSSKKKKRSKAKQEREVSPVEFAIDPNEPTYCLCNQVSYGEMIGCDNEQCPIEWFHFSCVGLTYKPKGKWYCPKCRGDNEKTMDKCTDKSKKDRRSR